Sequence from the Terriglobia bacterium genome:
CGCTAGCTGACCCCCTGGGACTGCTCGGCAAGTGGAAACTGCAAGGTGGCGACCGGATCTTACCCGCAATTCCATTCGATCCCAGGTCCGGCAAACCGACGATCGATGAGCTTCGTCAACTTGTGCAGACAAAACAGATCGTCGCGTTCGCGGAAGTCAGCATTCAGTATTTCGGCGTACTTCCCAATGATCCGCGCATGGAGCCCTATTACGCCCTCGCCGAAGAATTGGACGTACCCATCGGTATTCATATGGGCCCTGGTCCGCCGGGCGCGCCCTACTATTCATCGCCGAATTACCGCATGCGTTCTTCGAGTCTGCTCTTATTGGAAGACGTACTGGTTCGGCATCCGAAACTGCGCATCTGGGCGATGCATGCCGGGTGGCCATTCGCCGACGATACGATTGCTGCTCTTTATGCGCACCCACAACTCTATGTCGACGTAGGTGTCATCTGTTACGCGTTCCCTCGAAAACAGTTCTACAGCTTCCTTCA
This genomic interval carries:
- a CDS encoding amidohydrolase family protein, with the translated sequence MHLHALHANDLGPPPAFICAPNPSWPTRDAKTPGEQYGATFVKTPPCASPLRSPLTDDELIRRTVAIMKARNVTAITSGNTLADPLGLLGKWKLQGGDRILPAIPFDPRSGKPTIDELRQLVQTKQIVAFAEVSIQYFGVLPNDPRMEPYYALAEELDVPIGIHMGPGPPGAPYYSSPNYRMRSSSLLLLEDVLVRHPKLRIWAMHAGWPFADDTIAALYAHPQLYVDVGVICYAFPRKQFYSFLQRLIDAGFEKRIMFGSDEMVWPDALSAGIDSILNDPLLTPEQKRDILHDNAARFLRLK